One genomic region from Amycolatopsis sp. FBCC-B4732 encodes:
- the meaB gene encoding methylmalonyl Co-A mutase-associated GTPase MeaB, translated as MAGSLDLDDLVGRARDGQPRAVARLLSLVEDAHPRVAEIARALTPHAGRARVVGLTGPPGVGKSTSTSALLTALRAEGKRVGVLAIDPSSPFSGGALLGDRIRMTEHATDPGVFIRSMATRGHLGGLSWATPQAVRVLDAAGFDVVLIETVGVGQSEVDVVKLADTTVVLLAPGMGDGIQAAKAGVLEIADVFVVNKADREGADATVHDLKQMISLARREIRGASWRQPIVRTVAAKSEGVDEVVQALASHHEWLVAHDELARRRAARARDEVEAIALRQVRAELVDLRGGGRLTEVAERVVARELDPFAAADELIAELRS; from the coding sequence GTGGCCGGTTCCCTCGACCTCGACGACCTGGTCGGCCGCGCGCGGGACGGGCAGCCCCGTGCCGTCGCGCGGCTGCTGTCGCTCGTCGAGGACGCCCACCCCCGCGTCGCCGAAATCGCGCGGGCGCTGACCCCGCACGCCGGGCGGGCCCGGGTCGTCGGGCTCACCGGTCCGCCCGGCGTCGGCAAGTCGACTTCGACTTCGGCGCTGCTCACCGCGTTGCGCGCGGAGGGCAAGCGGGTCGGGGTGCTCGCGATCGACCCGTCTTCGCCGTTTTCGGGCGGCGCACTCCTCGGCGACCGGATCCGGATGACCGAGCACGCCACCGACCCGGGCGTCTTCATCCGCTCGATGGCCACGCGCGGCCACCTCGGCGGGCTCTCGTGGGCGACCCCGCAGGCCGTGCGCGTGCTCGACGCCGCCGGGTTCGACGTGGTGCTGATCGAGACCGTCGGCGTCGGACAGTCCGAAGTGGACGTCGTGAAGCTGGCCGACACCACCGTGGTGCTGCTCGCCCCGGGGATGGGTGACGGGATCCAGGCCGCGAAGGCCGGGGTGCTCGAGATCGCCGACGTCTTCGTCGTGAACAAGGCCGACCGCGAGGGCGCGGACGCGACGGTGCACGACCTCAAGCAGATGATTTCCCTGGCGCGCCGGGAGATCCGGGGCGCGAGCTGGCGCCAGCCGATCGTGCGGACCGTCGCGGCGAAGAGCGAGGGTGTCGACGAAGTGGTGCAGGCGCTGGCTTCGCACCACGAGTGGCTGGTCGCCCACGACGAGCTGGCCCGGCGCCGGGCGGCCCGGGCACGCGACGAGGTCGAAGCCATCGCACTCCGGCAGGTGCGAGCCGAGCTCGTGGACCTGCGCGGCGGGGGACGGCTCACCGAGGTCGCCGAGCGGGTCGTGGCGCGGGAGCTGGATCCGTTCGCCGCCGCGGACGAGCTGATCGCGGAACTGCGGAGCTAG
- a CDS encoding peptidylprolyl isomerase: MKKTLVTALTVGALFAAGTSVASAADAPPPKTTHGPCQYTETPDEPASRPVPLPPDPRWTPDHGKVGVAIPTSQGSLPLKLDRAKAPCTVQSFLHLARHRFYDHTVCHRLTAYPTLKVLQCGDPSATGEGGPGYKYKDELPVDLPPAPTDPTGARRVYARGLLAMANAGPDTNGSQFFVVYGDSALRPNYTVFGTVGAEGLKTLDKVAAGGIEPTAEDPAPVDGTPVLRTELLRVRPDCWF; the protein is encoded by the coding sequence ATGAAGAAGACACTCGTCACCGCGCTGACGGTGGGTGCGTTGTTCGCGGCGGGCACCAGCGTCGCCTCCGCGGCCGATGCGCCGCCGCCGAAGACGACGCATGGGCCTTGTCAGTACACCGAGACGCCGGATGAACCGGCGTCGCGGCCGGTGCCCCTGCCGCCCGATCCGCGGTGGACGCCGGACCACGGCAAGGTCGGCGTGGCGATCCCGACCAGCCAGGGTTCGTTGCCGCTCAAGCTCGACCGGGCGAAGGCGCCGTGCACCGTGCAGAGCTTCCTGCACCTCGCGCGGCACCGGTTCTACGACCACACCGTCTGCCACCGGCTCACCGCCTACCCGACGCTGAAGGTGCTGCAGTGCGGCGACCCGAGCGCGACCGGGGAAGGCGGGCCGGGCTACAAGTACAAGGACGAGCTCCCGGTGGACCTGCCGCCGGCGCCGACCGACCCGACCGGGGCGCGGCGGGTGTACGCGCGCGGGTTGCTGGCGATGGCCAACGCGGGGCCGGACACCAACGGTTCGCAGTTCTTCGTCGTCTACGGCGATTCCGCGCTGCGGCCGAACTACACCGTGTTCGGGACCGTCGGGGCCGAGGGGCTGAAGACCCTCGACAAGGTCGCCGCCGGTGGCATCGAGCCGACGGCGGAGGATCCCGCGCCCGTCGACGGGACGCCCGTGCTGCGGACCGAACTGCTGCGGGTCCGGCCGGACTGCTGGTTCTGA
- a CDS encoding SPW repeat protein: MSEVSTRAWARPHDWAEVVIGVVAALSPLWLSTDSTAMWTMVVLGALIALDGLVSLAMPGMVYGEGIQIALGVLLFIAPWVMGYTEFNGASWTSWIAGVLVVIAGAAAMPVATAAHRTAGQH; this comes from the coding sequence ATGAGTGAAGTCTCTACGCGCGCCTGGGCCCGGCCGCACGACTGGGCCGAGGTCGTCATCGGGGTGGTCGCCGCTCTTTCACCCCTTTGGCTGAGCACGGACTCGACCGCGATGTGGACGATGGTCGTCCTGGGCGCCTTGATCGCACTCGACGGCTTGGTCTCGCTGGCCATGCCGGGCATGGTCTACGGCGAAGGCATCCAGATCGCGCTCGGCGTGCTGCTGTTCATCGCGCCGTGGGTGATGGGGTACACCGAGTTCAACGGCGCTTCCTGGACGTCCTGGATCGCCGGGGTGCTGGTGGTCATCGCCGGCGCGGCGGCGATGCCGGTCGCGACCGCCGCGCACCGCACGGCAGGCCAGCACTGA
- a CDS encoding TetR/AcrR family transcriptional regulator, whose product MTDTRRRTPTGERADLKRRAIVDAAREVFLARGFEAGIDVIAHRADVSKVTIYNHFGSKNELFHAVIHDALKEALQQSTSALEKSLAESEDIREILVRTARGWVAGMAQPQVLALRALVASEAQRFPELGQAWKANGPDLTSAILTEEFRRRIDAGELEIPDIELALVQLYALVLYPHFTHAAYGERIGKERTHDLIDRGVDMFLAYYSAGERKAQSPAGRRR is encoded by the coding sequence ATGACTGACACGCGACGGCGCACACCCACCGGCGAGCGCGCCGACCTCAAGCGGCGGGCGATCGTGGACGCCGCTCGCGAGGTCTTCCTCGCTCGCGGCTTCGAAGCCGGCATCGACGTCATCGCGCACCGGGCCGACGTCTCGAAGGTGACGATCTACAACCACTTCGGCAGCAAGAACGAGCTGTTCCACGCGGTCATCCACGACGCTCTCAAGGAGGCACTCCAGCAGTCGACGTCGGCGCTCGAGAAGAGCCTGGCCGAATCGGAGGACATCCGGGAGATCCTCGTGCGGACGGCGCGGGGGTGGGTGGCCGGGATGGCGCAGCCCCAGGTGCTCGCGCTGCGCGCGCTCGTCGCGAGCGAAGCACAGCGGTTCCCCGAACTCGGCCAGGCGTGGAAGGCCAACGGCCCCGACCTGACGTCGGCCATCCTCACCGAGGAGTTCCGCAGGCGCATCGACGCCGGCGAGCTCGAGATCCCCGACATCGAGCTGGCCCTGGTCCAGCTCTACGCCCTCGTCCTCTACCCGCACTTCACCCACGCCGCCTACGGCGAACGGATCGGAAAGGAGCGCACCCACGACCTGATCGACCGCGGCGTGGACATGTTCCTCGCCTACTACTCGGCCGGAGAGCGGAAAGCACAGTCCCCCGCCGGGCGACGGCGCTAG
- a CDS encoding isocitrate lyase/phosphoenolpyruvate mutase family protein — translation MTAAALKALHVPGKPLVLPNAWDADTAKLVEAAGFAAVATSSVAAAAALGFADGEQAPADEMFAAAARIAKAVGVPVTVDAESGYGLSGAELAGRLADAGAAGCNFEDTDHATGGVRPVAEQAARIAALREAAGDGLVINARVDSFRGVDAKEALADGVARAKAYLEAGADCVYPIHLRTPELIAEFVQGVGGAVNAPAWPGSPDLEGLAGLGVARISLGGGLWQYARKQLEAALSGVAEGKLPY, via the coding sequence GTGACCGCCGCCGCGCTCAAGGCGCTGCACGTTCCCGGCAAGCCGCTCGTGCTGCCGAACGCCTGGGACGCCGATACCGCCAAGCTCGTCGAAGCCGCCGGGTTCGCGGCCGTCGCGACCAGTTCGGTCGCCGCAGCGGCCGCGCTCGGGTTCGCCGACGGGGAGCAGGCGCCGGCGGACGAGATGTTCGCCGCCGCCGCGCGGATCGCCAAGGCGGTCGGCGTGCCGGTGACCGTCGACGCCGAGTCGGGCTACGGCCTGTCCGGCGCCGAGCTCGCCGGACGGCTGGCCGACGCGGGCGCGGCCGGCTGCAACTTCGAGGACACCGACCACGCCACCGGCGGGGTGCGGCCGGTCGCCGAGCAGGCCGCGCGGATCGCCGCCCTGCGCGAGGCGGCGGGCGACGGCCTGGTGATCAACGCCCGCGTCGACTCCTTCCGCGGCGTCGACGCGAAGGAAGCGCTGGCCGACGGCGTCGCCCGGGCGAAGGCCTACCTCGAAGCGGGCGCCGACTGCGTCTACCCGATCCACCTGCGCACGCCGGAGCTGATCGCGGAGTTCGTGCAGGGGGTCGGCGGCGCCGTCAACGCGCCCGCGTGGCCGGGCAGCCCGGACCTCGAAGGCCTCGCCGGACTGGGGGTGGCGAGGATTTCGCTCGGCGGGGGGCTGTGGCAGTACGCCCGCAAGCAGCTCGAAGCGGCCCTTTCCGGGGTCGCCGAAGGCAAGTTGCCCTACTGA
- the mce gene encoding methylmalonyl-CoA epimerase: MNDALRPFVTAIDHVGIAVPDLDAAIEFHCAHFGLEVAHEEVNEEQGVREAMLRAPGTAGTETQIQLLAPLRDDSAIGKFLTKSGPGLQQLAYRVSDVDAAAAVLREQGLRLLYEEAKRGTSNSRVNFVHPKDAGGVLVELVEPAKNGDAH; encoded by the coding sequence ATGAATGACGCCCTGCGGCCGTTCGTGACGGCCATCGACCACGTCGGCATCGCGGTCCCGGACCTGGACGCGGCCATCGAGTTCCATTGCGCGCACTTCGGCCTGGAGGTCGCGCACGAGGAGGTGAACGAGGAGCAGGGAGTACGCGAGGCGATGCTGCGCGCCCCCGGCACGGCGGGCACGGAGACCCAGATCCAGCTCCTGGCCCCCCTGCGCGACGACTCGGCGATCGGCAAGTTCCTGACCAAGAGCGGCCCGGGCCTGCAGCAGCTGGCGTACCGCGTGTCCGATGTGGACGCAGCGGCGGCGGTCCTGCGCGAGCAGGGTCTGCGCCTGCTGTACGAGGAGGCGAAGCGAGGCACGTCCAACAGCCGGGTGAACTTCGTCCACCCGAAGGACGCGGGCGGCGTCCTGGTGGAACTGGTGGAGCCGGCAAAGAACGGCGACGCACACTGA
- a CDS encoding TetR/AcrR family transcriptional regulator → MTEDSAKERILCAAEALFAESGFDATPTSRIAERAGVPKGLVHYYFRHKPDLLTALVERLPDERIEPAVVVVPGDLAGSLRKLVRELDHRFSRSLGLSHLLWREADTHHVVRDALHERFQLLVRQVRAVILAATGGGLPSADVERASGLLARAVSHRHATARHSDDDLPAEFDGELTFIADALASKAAPA, encoded by the coding sequence ATGACCGAGGATTCGGCGAAGGAGCGCATCTTGTGCGCCGCCGAGGCGCTCTTCGCCGAGTCCGGCTTCGACGCCACCCCGACGTCCCGCATCGCGGAGCGGGCAGGAGTGCCGAAGGGGCTGGTGCACTACTACTTCCGCCACAAGCCGGACCTGCTCACGGCGCTCGTCGAGCGCCTGCCGGACGAGCGCATCGAGCCGGCGGTGGTCGTCGTCCCCGGCGACCTGGCGGGCAGCCTGCGCAAGCTCGTCCGCGAACTCGACCACCGCTTCAGCCGGTCGTTGGGCTTGTCACACCTGTTGTGGCGCGAGGCGGACACGCACCACGTCGTCCGCGACGCCCTCCACGAGCGCTTCCAGCTCCTGGTCCGCCAGGTCCGCGCGGTGATCTTGGCGGCGACCGGCGGCGGCCTCCCATCGGCGGACGTGGAGCGCGCATCGGGCTTGCTGGCCCGCGCGGTCAGCCACCGCCACGCGACAGCCCGCCACTCGGACGACGACCTGCCGGCCGAGTTCGACGGCGAGCTGACGTTCATCGCCGACGCCCTCGCCTCGAAGGCGGCCCCGGCTTAG
- a CDS encoding cation acetate symporter — MTATLAASVEGSNPLLNIGIFALFVLITLVIVFRASRNSKTASDYYAAGRAFTGPQNGVAISGDYLSAASFLGIAGAIAINGYDGFLYSIGFLVAWLVALLLVAELLRNTGKFTMGDVLAFRMKQRPVRAAAATSTLIVSFFYLLAQMAGAGGLVALLLGVEGSGAQALVIAVVGIIMIAYVLIGGMKGTTWVQIIKAALLIVGALAMTLWVLGKYGFNFSSLLQAAVDKAGKAGETLLGPGKQYGATGTSKLDFLSLGIALVLGTAGLPHVLMRFYTVPTARDARRSVVWAIVLIGVFYLFTLVLGYGAGALVGPDTIKKAPGGVNSAAPLLALELGGPVLLGLISAVAFATILAVVAGLTITASASFAHDVYANVVKRGKTSPDAEVKVARITALVIGALAIGGGILANGQNVAFLVALAFAVAASANLPTILYSLFWKRFNTQGALWSIYGGLAITIVLIVFSPAVSGKSTSMFKNADFAWFPLSNPGIVSIPAAFVLGWLGTVLSKEHDEKKYAEMEVRSLTGAGAEKAVAH; from the coding sequence ATGACCGCGACCCTTGCCGCGAGCGTCGAGGGCAGCAACCCGCTCCTCAACATCGGCATCTTCGCCCTCTTCGTGCTCATCACGCTGGTGATCGTGTTCCGCGCCAGCCGCAACTCCAAGACGGCATCGGACTACTACGCCGCCGGCCGCGCCTTCACCGGCCCGCAGAACGGCGTCGCGATCTCGGGTGACTACCTTTCGGCGGCGTCGTTCCTCGGCATCGCCGGTGCCATCGCGATCAACGGCTACGACGGCTTCCTCTACTCCATCGGCTTCCTGGTCGCGTGGCTCGTCGCGCTGCTGCTGGTCGCGGAACTGCTGCGCAACACCGGCAAGTTCACGATGGGCGACGTGCTCGCGTTCCGCATGAAGCAGCGCCCGGTGCGGGCCGCGGCCGCGACGTCGACGCTGATCGTGTCGTTCTTCTACCTGCTGGCGCAGATGGCGGGCGCCGGCGGTCTCGTCGCGCTGCTGCTCGGCGTCGAAGGCTCCGGCGCGCAGGCGCTGGTCATCGCCGTGGTCGGCATCATCATGATCGCCTACGTGCTGATCGGCGGCATGAAGGGCACCACCTGGGTCCAGATCATCAAGGCCGCGCTGCTGATCGTCGGCGCGCTCGCGATGACGCTGTGGGTGCTGGGCAAGTACGGCTTCAACTTCTCCAGCCTGCTGCAGGCCGCCGTCGACAAGGCGGGGAAGGCCGGCGAGACGCTACTCGGCCCGGGCAAGCAGTACGGCGCCACCGGAACGTCCAAACTGGACTTCCTGTCCCTCGGCATCGCCCTGGTGCTGGGCACCGCCGGCCTGCCGCACGTCCTGATGCGCTTCTACACCGTGCCGACCGCCCGCGACGCGCGCCGCTCGGTCGTCTGGGCGATCGTGCTGATCGGCGTGTTCTACCTGTTCACGCTGGTGCTCGGCTACGGCGCCGGTGCGCTGGTCGGGCCGGACACGATCAAGAAGGCGCCCGGCGGGGTCAACTCCGCGGCGCCGCTGCTCGCGCTCGAACTGGGCGGGCCGGTGCTGCTGGGCCTGATCTCCGCGGTCGCGTTCGCCACGATCCTCGCGGTGGTCGCCGGCCTGACGATCACGGCGTCGGCGTCCTTCGCGCACGACGTCTACGCGAACGTCGTCAAGCGGGGCAAGACGTCGCCGGACGCCGAGGTCAAGGTCGCCCGGATCACCGCGCTGGTGATCGGCGCCCTCGCGATCGGCGGCGGCATCCTGGCCAACGGGCAGAACGTCGCCTTCCTGGTGGCGCTCGCCTTCGCGGTCGCGGCGTCGGCGAACCTGCCGACGATCCTGTACTCGCTGTTCTGGAAGCGGTTCAACACCCAGGGCGCGCTGTGGTCGATCTACGGTGGCCTGGCCATCACGATCGTGCTGATCGTCTTCTCGCCGGCGGTTTCCGGCAAGAGCACGTCGATGTTCAAGAACGCCGACTTCGCCTGGTTCCCGCTGAGCAACCCGGGCATCGTCTCGATCCCGGCCGCGTTCGTCCTGGGCTGGCTGGGCACGGTCCTGTCCAAGGAGCACGACGAGAAGAAGTACGCCGAGATGGAGGTCCGGTCGCTGACCGGCGCGGGTGCCGAGAAGGCCGTCGCGCACTGA
- a CDS encoding PLP-dependent aminotransferase family protein: protein MADMWSSSGVDGGPSSGLDVHLDWQPATGRSGLAAAIRAAIREGRWQPDAAVPSTRALAQDLGVARGTVTRVYADLAAEGYLRTAQGAPTRVATAGSLPQSAPRQAPRDPAPRWDLRPGRPDLTAFPRQAWLSATRRALLRTPASAFGYESELGAPELRDTLAGYLARARGVVADPARIVVCHGYSHAIAVLSRALFGLGVGEVAFENPSLGMYRSIAAAQGPRVVGVPVDEHGLDVSALDSPAVVVTAAHQYPTGVTLAPHRRAALTRSGAYVLEDDYDGEFRFDHQQVGALQALAPERVVYAGTASKTLAPALRLAWLVLPRSLVEPVRAAMADSGSRPAVLNQLALAELIDSGAYDRHVRRSRAEYRSRRTRLLAALPDSVRPEGISAGLHLLLVLPPGGPTETQALAACRRRAIGIEGLGSHWMDANRPGGLIVGYAAPAKHAFAGAAQTLIEALHEITS, encoded by the coding sequence ATGGCAGATATGTGGTCCAGTTCCGGCGTCGACGGCGGCCCGTCGAGCGGCCTGGACGTCCACCTCGATTGGCAGCCCGCCACCGGCCGGAGCGGCCTCGCGGCGGCGATCCGCGCGGCCATCCGCGAGGGCCGCTGGCAACCGGACGCGGCGGTGCCCTCGACCCGCGCGCTGGCCCAGGACCTGGGCGTCGCCCGCGGCACGGTCACGCGCGTGTACGCCGACCTGGCCGCCGAGGGCTACCTGCGCACGGCCCAGGGCGCACCGACCCGCGTCGCGACGGCCGGTTCGCTCCCCCAGTCCGCTCCGCGCCAAGCGCCCCGCGATCCCGCGCCCCGCTGGGACCTGCGGCCGGGCCGCCCGGACCTGACGGCGTTCCCGCGTCAGGCGTGGCTCAGCGCGACCCGCCGCGCCCTGCTGCGCACCCCGGCGTCGGCGTTCGGCTACGAGTCGGAGCTGGGCGCGCCGGAGCTGCGGGACACCCTCGCGGGCTACCTCGCCCGCGCCCGCGGGGTGGTGGCCGACCCGGCGCGAATCGTCGTCTGCCACGGGTATTCGCACGCCATCGCGGTGCTGTCCCGTGCTTTGTTCGGCTTGGGCGTCGGCGAAGTGGCGTTCGAAAACCCGTCACTGGGCATGTACCGCTCGATCGCGGCGGCCCAGGGCCCGCGGGTGGTCGGCGTGCCGGTCGACGAGCACGGCCTCGACGTGTCCGCTTTGGACAGTCCGGCCGTCGTCGTGACGGCGGCGCACCAGTACCCCACCGGCGTCACGCTCGCCCCGCACCGCCGGGCCGCGCTGACGCGCTCCGGCGCGTACGTGCTGGAGGACGACTACGACGGCGAGTTCCGGTTCGACCACCAGCAGGTCGGCGCGCTGCAGGCGCTGGCCCCGGAGCGGGTCGTCTACGCGGGAACGGCGAGCAAGACGCTCGCCCCGGCCCTGCGCCTGGCCTGGCTGGTGCTGCCGAGGTCACTGGTGGAACCGGTCCGCGCGGCGATGGCCGACAGCGGCTCCCGCCCGGCGGTGCTGAACCAGCTGGCCTTGGCGGAGCTGATCGACTCGGGCGCATACGACCGGCACGTCCGCCGCAGCCGCGCGGAGTACCGCTCGCGCCGCACCCGCCTGCTGGCCGCGTTGCCGGATTCGGTCCGCCCTGAGGGCATTTCGGCGGGGCTGCACCTGCTGCTGGTGCTGCCACCGGGCGGCCCGACGGAGACGCAGGCCCTCGCGGCCTGCCGCCGCCGAGCGATCGGCATCGAAGGCTTGGGCAGCCACTGGATGGACGCGAACCGCCCGGGCGGCCTGATCGTCGGCTACGCGGCCCCGGCGAAGCACGCTTTCGCCGGCGCGGCCCAGACGTTGATCGAGGCCCTGCACGAGATCACCAGCTGA
- a CDS encoding DUF485 domain-containing protein produces the protein MSTTDTGGPPETSETVWEHAHDSTEFRELRSRLRRFVFPMTALFLVWYLLYVLLADYAHGFMSTKLFGNINVGLVFGLLQFVSTFVITGLYVRYANRKLDPVAEKIREDIEKEQA, from the coding sequence ATGAGCACTACGGACACCGGCGGGCCCCCGGAAACGTCTGAGACGGTCTGGGAACACGCACACGACAGCACCGAGTTCCGGGAGCTGCGCAGCCGCCTGCGCCGGTTCGTCTTCCCCATGACGGCGTTGTTCCTGGTCTGGTACCTGCTGTACGTGCTGCTCGCGGACTACGCGCACGGCTTCATGAGCACCAAGCTCTTCGGGAACATCAACGTCGGGCTGGTCTTCGGCCTGCTGCAGTTCGTTTCGACGTTCGTCATCACCGGGTTGTACGTCCGCTACGCGAACCGGAAGCTCGACCCCGTGGCCGAGAAGATCCGGGAAGACATCGAGAAGGAGCAGGCATGA
- a CDS encoding carboxymuconolactone decarboxylase family protein, protein MTKRIGLGGAPELYQAMANLQAEVNKAGANAGLDPKLLELVKTRASQINGCAFCLDMHSRDALELGESPRRLFVLDGWRETDLFTEQEQAALALTEAMTKLAATQTVPDDVYEQAAQVFTEDQYRAVAWEIIAINSWNRMTITSHTPLPKRDS, encoded by the coding sequence ATGACCAAGCGAATCGGACTCGGGGGCGCCCCCGAGCTCTACCAGGCGATGGCGAACCTGCAGGCCGAAGTGAACAAGGCCGGGGCCAACGCCGGGCTCGACCCGAAACTCCTCGAACTCGTCAAGACCCGCGCGTCGCAGATCAACGGCTGCGCGTTCTGCCTCGACATGCACTCCCGCGACGCCCTGGAGCTGGGCGAGTCGCCGCGGCGGCTGTTCGTCCTCGACGGCTGGCGCGAGACGGACCTGTTCACCGAGCAGGAGCAGGCCGCCCTCGCCCTCACCGAAGCGATGACCAAGCTGGCCGCGACCCAGACCGTCCCCGACGACGTCTACGAGCAGGCCGCGCAGGTGTTCACCGAAGACCAGTACCGCGCGGTGGCGTGGGAGATCATCGCGATCAACAGCTGGAACCGGATGACCATCACCAGCCACACGCCACTGCCGAAGCGGGACTCGTGA
- a CDS encoding acetyl-CoA C-acetyltransferase: MSGSVILGAARTPIGRLLGSLKDFTGAQLGGFAIKAALERAGVSPDAVQYTIMGQVLTAGAGQIPARQAAVAAGIPMSVPALTINKVCLSGLDAIALADQLIRAGEFDLVVAGGQESMTQAPHLLPKSRSGFKYGDTTLVDHMAYDGLFCAFDQVAMGSSTEKYNSRYGVTREQQDAFSARSHQRAAEAIKNGYFADEIAPVAIPQRKGDPVVFDTDEGVRADTTAEGLAKLRPAFASDGTITAGSASQISDGAAAVIVASKAKAEELGLTPLAEIGAHGVVAGPDASLHEQPSNAILAALAKEKLTADALDLVEINEAFAAVGLVSTEKLGLDADKVNVNGGAIALGHPIGASGARLAVHLIHELRRRGGGLGAAALCGGGGQGDALLLRVPSA; encoded by the coding sequence GTGTCCGGTTCCGTGATCCTGGGTGCCGCCCGTACGCCGATCGGGCGCCTGCTCGGCTCCCTCAAGGACTTCACGGGAGCCCAGCTGGGCGGGTTCGCGATCAAGGCGGCCCTCGAACGCGCCGGGGTCTCCCCGGACGCGGTCCAGTACACGATCATGGGCCAGGTGCTGACCGCCGGCGCCGGCCAGATCCCCGCCCGCCAGGCCGCGGTCGCCGCGGGCATCCCGATGAGCGTGCCCGCGCTGACGATCAACAAGGTCTGCCTCTCCGGCCTCGACGCCATCGCGCTCGCCGACCAGCTGATCCGGGCCGGCGAGTTCGACCTCGTCGTCGCGGGCGGCCAGGAGTCGATGACCCAGGCGCCGCACCTGCTGCCGAAGTCCCGCTCCGGGTTCAAGTACGGCGACACCACGCTCGTCGACCACATGGCCTACGACGGCCTGTTCTGCGCCTTCGACCAGGTCGCCATGGGTTCCTCGACGGAGAAGTACAACTCCCGCTACGGCGTCACCCGCGAGCAGCAGGACGCGTTCTCCGCCCGCTCCCACCAGCGCGCCGCCGAGGCGATCAAGAACGGCTACTTCGCCGACGAGATCGCGCCGGTCGCCATCCCGCAGCGCAAGGGCGACCCGGTCGTCTTCGACACCGACGAGGGCGTCCGCGCCGACACCACCGCCGAGGGCCTCGCCAAGCTGCGCCCGGCCTTCGCTTCCGACGGCACCATCACCGCGGGCTCGGCTTCGCAGATCTCCGACGGCGCCGCCGCCGTCATCGTGGCCAGCAAGGCGAAGGCCGAGGAACTCGGCCTCACGCCGCTCGCCGAGATCGGCGCGCACGGCGTCGTCGCCGGGCCGGACGCGAGCCTGCACGAGCAGCCGTCGAACGCCATCCTCGCCGCGCTGGCCAAGGAGAAGCTGACCGCCGACGCGCTCGACCTCGTCGAGATCAACGAGGCCTTCGCCGCCGTCGGACTCGTTTCGACCGAGAAGCTCGGCCTCGACGCGGACAAGGTCAACGTCAACGGCGGCGCGATCGCGCTCGGCCACCCGATCGGCGCCTCCGGGGCCCGGCTCGCCGTGCACCTGATCCACGAGCTGCGCCGCCGCGGTGGCGGCCTCGGCGCGGCCGCGCTGTGCGGTGGCGGTGGCCAGGGCGACGCCCTGCTGCTGCGGGTGCCGTCCGCGTAA